The proteins below are encoded in one region of Methanofollis aquaemaris:
- the nuoE gene encoding NADH-quinone oxidoreductase subunit NuoE encodes MTEGVGDQTAVQEILGAYPRDPRHLLAALQDIQAEYSYLSVESMKEVARYLGVPESQVFSVATFYKALSLVPLGKKVIKVCTGTACHLRGAPRLVEAIEGALGIRDGETTADGVFTLQTVNCVGACAMAPVVVVNERVYGKVGIAQIPEMIETEREDEAEE; translated from the coding sequence ATGACCGAAGGCGTGGGAGATCAAACAGCGGTGCAGGAGATTCTCGGGGCCTATCCCAGGGATCCCAGACATCTGCTCGCGGCATTGCAGGACATCCAGGCTGAGTACAGTTATCTCTCGGTCGAGTCGATGAAAGAGGTCGCCAGATATCTCGGCGTCCCTGAAAGTCAGGTCTTCAGTGTCGCCACATTTTACAAGGCACTCAGTCTTGTCCCGCTGGGAAAGAAGGTGATCAAGGTCTGCACCGGTACGGCGTGCCATCTCCGCGGTGCGCCCAGACTCGTCGAGGCTATCGAAGGAGCACTCGGGATCAGGGACGGGGAGACCACCGCAGACGGAGTGTTCACCCTCCAGACCGTGAACTGCGTCGGTGCCTGTGCGATGGCGCCGGTCGTGGTGGTGAACGAGCGAGTGTACGGGAAGGTGGGGATTGCTCAGATCCCGGAAATGATCGAGACGGAGCGTGAGGATGAGGCTGAAGAGTAG
- a CDS encoding NADH-ubiquinone oxidoreductase-F iron-sulfur binding region domain-containing protein, which yields MRLKSREALEAYRTSLPPKGADARAWVQVCAGTGCIAFGSVAVREAFEEEARKRGMEIGVTFLADSTGCHGFCERGPLVVIHPGNIFYQQVKVKDVPEIFEKTILNGEVIKRLLYRDPLTKEHYQTAEKIPFYASQHRIVLKNTGHVNPFEIDDYLRAGGYAGLAKALSMSPKEVVGVVRDSGLRGRGGGGFPTGVKWESAAGVEAPEKYVVANGDEGDPGAFMDRSLMEGDPHSVIEGMIIGGYAIGATRGIIYVRNEYPLAVRHLTRAIEQAHEYGLLGEQVLGSGFDFEIEIFRGGGAFVCGESTALMTSIEGKAGVPRVKYIRSTEKGLWEAPTILNNVETWGNIPQILVHGADWFRSMGTANSSGTKVFSLVGKVKNSGLVEVPMGIPLRTMIYEIGGGVLKDREFKAVQTGGPSGGCLPAERLDLPVDFDELIKAGSMMGSGGMIIMDEHTCMVNVAQYFIDFLVEESCGKCTPCREGLKAMQTLLHGLTSGTARPGDTALLKEFAGHVRDTSLCGLGKTAANPVLSTMHWFPEEYEEHEKEGFCRAGVCSGLYALEIDPALCTGCTLCAKVCPVDAATGEKKQTHRIDMEKCITCGSCIDVCPVRAVKVVRGVT from the coding sequence ATGAGGCTGAAGAGTAGAGAGGCGCTTGAGGCCTACCGCACCTCGTTGCCGCCGAAGGGTGCCGACGCTCGAGCGTGGGTGCAGGTCTGCGCCGGCACCGGTTGCATCGCCTTCGGGAGCGTTGCGGTGCGCGAGGCCTTCGAGGAGGAGGCTAGAAAGAGAGGCATGGAGATCGGGGTCACGTTCCTGGCCGATTCCACCGGGTGCCACGGGTTCTGCGAGCGGGGCCCCCTGGTGGTCATCCATCCGGGAAATATCTTCTACCAGCAGGTGAAGGTCAAGGATGTTCCCGAGATCTTCGAGAAGACGATCCTGAACGGGGAGGTGATCAAGCGCCTCCTGTACCGCGACCCGTTGACGAAGGAACACTACCAGACCGCCGAGAAGATCCCCTTCTATGCCAGTCAGCACCGGATCGTCCTCAAGAACACCGGGCATGTCAACCCCTTCGAGATCGACGATTACCTCCGTGCGGGGGGGTATGCCGGGCTTGCGAAGGCTCTTTCGATGTCGCCGAAAGAGGTGGTCGGGGTCGTCAGGGACTCGGGGCTTCGCGGCCGCGGCGGCGGCGGGTTCCCGACCGGCGTGAAATGGGAGTCGGCCGCCGGTGTCGAGGCACCTGAGAAGTACGTCGTTGCCAATGGTGACGAGGGCGATCCCGGCGCCTTCATGGACCGCAGTCTCATGGAAGGCGACCCGCACAGCGTCATCGAGGGGATGATCATCGGGGGGTATGCGATCGGCGCCACCCGCGGGATCATCTATGTCAGGAACGAGTATCCGCTCGCGGTCAGGCACCTGACCCGCGCCATCGAGCAGGCGCACGAGTACGGCCTCCTGGGTGAGCAGGTGCTCGGCAGCGGGTTCGACTTCGAGATCGAGATCTTCCGGGGCGGGGGGGCTTTTGTCTGCGGCGAGTCCACCGCCCTGATGACTTCCATTGAGGGGAAGGCCGGGGTTCCGCGGGTCAAGTACATCCGTTCGACTGAGAAGGGACTCTGGGAGGCCCCGACGATCCTCAACAATGTCGAGACCTGGGGGAACATCCCGCAGATCCTGGTGCACGGCGCCGACTGGTTCAGGAGCATGGGCACCGCGAACAGCAGCGGGACCAAGGTCTTCTCGCTCGTCGGCAAGGTCAAGAACAGCGGTCTTGTCGAGGTGCCGATGGGCATACCTCTGCGCACGATGATCTACGAGATCGGCGGCGGGGTGCTCAAAGACCGCGAGTTCAAGGCTGTGCAGACCGGCGGGCCGTCGGGCGGGTGTCTGCCGGCGGAGAGACTCGATCTCCCGGTGGATTTCGACGAATTGATCAAGGCCGGGTCGATGATGGGGTCGGGGGGGATGATCATCATGGACGAGCACACCTGCATGGTCAATGTCGCCCAGTATTTCATCGATTTCCTGGTCGAGGAGTCGTGCGGGAAATGCACGCCCTGCCGCGAGGGGCTCAAGGCGATGCAGACTCTTCTCCACGGTCTCACCTCGGGCACCGCCCGACCCGGCGACACCGCACTGCTCAAGGAGTTTGCCGGGCATGTGCGGGACACCTCGCTCTGCGGCCTGGGCAAGACCGCCGCGAACCCCGTGCTCTCAACGATGCACTGGTTCCCCGAGGAGTACGAGGAGCACGAGAAGGAGGGCTTCTGCCGCGCCGGGGTATGCAGCGGGCTCTACGCCCTTGAGATCGATCCCGCACTCTGCACCGGGTGCACACTCTGCGCCAAGGTCTGCCCGGTCGATGCCGCCACCGGGGAGAAGAAACAGACACACCGGATCGACATGGAGAAATGCATCACCTGCGGTTCGTGCATCGATGTCTGTCCGGTCAGAGCGGTCAAGGTCGTGAGGGGGGTGACGTGA
- a CDS encoding 2Fe-2S iron-sulfur cluster-binding protein, which produces MVEVTIDGQKTEVEKGTTALVAVRALGINVPTLCYHEGLPPDGNCRLCQVEVTELGRSKLVISCMYPIKRSVEIKTDTPPVREARAFVLRLLLTRSPHSPVLRQLAAEYGVEPLDERFAPGGEPDLCIRCGRCVRACADLGNCLGFVGRGWEKEVHTPFREPTADCRGCAACAEVCPTGAIPVMEDEAAGTRTIWGRTFELIACEICGDLFATREQIEAVEPGFETKGLRLLCPRCRRIVEAQEVGTGVGSREEKKE; this is translated from the coding sequence ATGGTTGAAGTGACGATCGACGGGCAGAAGACCGAGGTGGAGAAGGGGACGACCGCCCTGGTGGCGGTGCGGGCCCTGGGCATCAATGTGCCGACCCTCTGCTATCATGAGGGTCTGCCGCCCGACGGCAACTGCCGCCTCTGCCAGGTGGAGGTGACCGAACTCGGCCGGAGCAAACTGGTCATCTCGTGCATGTACCCGATCAAGCGGTCGGTCGAGATCAAAACCGACACCCCCCCGGTCCGCGAGGCCCGTGCGTTTGTGCTCAGACTGCTTCTCACCCGCTCGCCCCACTCGCCGGTCCTCCGGCAACTTGCCGCGGAGTACGGCGTCGAACCCCTGGACGAACGTTTCGCCCCAGGGGGAGAACCCGACCTCTGCATCAGGTGCGGGCGGTGTGTCAGGGCCTGCGCCGATCTTGGAAATTGTCTCGGGTTTGTCGGGCGCGGCTGGGAGAAGGAGGTGCACACGCCCTTCAGAGAACCGACCGCCGACTGTCGGGGGTGTGCGGCCTGTGCGGAGGTCTGCCCGACGGGAGCGATCCCGGTCATGGAGGACGAGGCGGCGGGCACCAGGACGATCTGGGGACGGACCTTCGAACTGATCGCCTGCGAGATCTGCGGCGATCTGTTTGCGACGCGGGAACAGATCGAGGCGGTGGAACCGGGGTTCGAGACGAAGGGCCTGCGGCTTCTCTGTCCCCGGTGCCGCCGGATCGTCGAGGCGCAGGAGGTCGGGACCGGGGTGGGATCGCGCGAGGAGAAGAAGGAATGA
- a CDS encoding 4Fe-4S dicluster domain-containing protein translates to MEKTENLLLITPEKCIGCGTCELACSVGHEGEFRPATSRISVHRFEAGVNVPMTCLQCDKPACVAGCPTGALEKDTETGLVNVIASKCIGCRMCVMACPFGNISYSMAAKKPLKCDQCDGSPMCVEFCPTNAIEYLPADTATIRRKKAFSAKIAAGISEVEI, encoded by the coding sequence ATGGAAAAAACTGAGAACTTGCTGCTGATCACTCCTGAGAAGTGTATCGGCTGTGGAACCTGTGAACTGGCATGCTCGGTCGGGCATGAAGGAGAGTTTCGACCGGCGACATCGAGGATATCGGTCCACCGGTTTGAGGCGGGAGTGAACGTCCCGATGACCTGTCTGCAGTGCGACAAACCGGCGTGTGTGGCGGGGTGCCCCACCGGCGCCCTGGAGAAGGACACCGAGACCGGGCTGGTCAATGTCATTGCATCGAAGTGTATCGGGTGCCGGATGTGCGTGATGGCCTGTCCGTTCGGCAACATCTCGTACAGCATGGCGGCGAAAAAACCATTGAAATGCGACCAATGCGACGGCAGTCCGATGTGCGTCGAGTTCTGCCCGACGAACGCCATCGAGTATCTGCCGGCCGACACAGCGACGATCCGGCGGAAGAAGGCGTTCTCGGCAAAGATTGCCGCCGGTATTTCGGAGGTGGAGATCTGA
- a CDS encoding aldehyde ferredoxin oxidoreductase family protein: MYGWMGTVLRIDLGAGTVKKEALNKAFAEEFIGSRGLGEKYFMEEVDPTVDALSPENKLIFATGPLTGTMGVSTGRYDVVAKAPLNNTLASSNSGGYFGAEVKYAGYDLIIFEGKAAKPVYIWINNGAVEIRDASTLWGKTVYEADDALRAETDPEAEVACIGPAGEKLVLFANIMNDKHRAAGRTGIGAVMGSKNLKAIAVRGTGGIKVADKNEFLTIVRDARKKINENPVTSQGLPTYGSNVLVNIINEVGAFPTNNWREAYFDEADKISGETLTGKHLVHGKGCGSCVVGCGRVAKAHGRYQEVGEGPEYESAWSFGADCGISDMDAVLKANFLCNELGMDTITMGSTIACAMELADIGAVDAMQNGVEVRFGSSEALVELTRATAYREGFGDDLALGSYRLGEKYGHPELSMSVKKQEMPAYDPRAIQGIGLEYATSNRGGCHVRGYTISPEVLGLPMKLDPAVTEGKAEILKIFQDLTAALSSSGTCLFSSFAIGADEIAAELKTVTGVDYTPERIMAIGERIWNMERMFNIKNGYTAEDDTLPPRLLKEPIPRGPAKGQVSRLPEMLPQYYKVRGWDEKGVPTQEKLEELGLAKLI, translated from the coding sequence ATGTACGGCTGGATGGGGACGGTGCTCCGTATCGACCTGGGTGCGGGCACGGTCAAGAAAGAGGCACTGAACAAGGCGTTTGCCGAGGAGTTCATCGGGTCCAGGGGACTTGGCGAGAAGTACTTTATGGAGGAGGTCGACCCGACGGTGGACGCCCTCTCGCCGGAGAACAAACTCATCTTCGCCACCGGGCCGTTGACCGGGACGATGGGCGTCTCGACCGGGCGCTACGACGTGGTCGCCAAGGCCCCGCTCAACAACACCCTGGCCTCGTCCAACTCGGGCGGGTACTTCGGTGCCGAGGTGAAGTACGCAGGCTACGACCTGATCATCTTTGAGGGGAAGGCCGCAAAACCAGTGTATATCTGGATCAACAACGGCGCCGTCGAGATCCGCGACGCCTCCACTCTCTGGGGCAAGACGGTCTACGAGGCCGACGACGCCCTGAGGGCCGAGACCGATCCCGAGGCTGAGGTGGCCTGCATCGGTCCGGCCGGCGAGAAACTTGTCCTCTTCGCAAACATCATGAACGACAAGCACCGTGCCGCCGGGAGGACCGGGATCGGGGCGGTGATGGGATCGAAGAATCTCAAAGCCATCGCCGTCCGCGGCACCGGCGGGATCAAGGTCGCCGACAAGAACGAGTTCCTCACTATCGTGAGAGATGCAAGGAAGAAGATCAACGAGAACCCGGTCACGTCCCAGGGTCTGCCGACCTATGGGAGCAATGTCCTGGTCAACATCATCAACGAGGTTGGGGCCTTCCCGACAAACAACTGGCGCGAGGCGTACTTCGACGAGGCCGACAAGATCTCGGGGGAGACGCTCACCGGCAAGCATCTGGTCCATGGCAAGGGCTGCGGGAGTTGCGTGGTCGGGTGCGGCCGCGTCGCGAAGGCCCACGGGCGGTATCAGGAGGTCGGCGAAGGCCCGGAGTACGAGTCGGCCTGGTCGTTCGGGGCGGACTGCGGGATCTCTGATATGGATGCCGTCCTGAAGGCGAACTTCCTCTGCAACGAACTCGGGATGGACACGATCACGATGGGCTCGACGATCGCCTGTGCGATGGAACTCGCGGACATCGGGGCGGTCGATGCGATGCAGAACGGGGTCGAGGTTCGTTTCGGGAGTTCGGAGGCACTGGTCGAACTGACGCGGGCCACCGCCTACCGCGAGGGTTTCGGCGACGACCTGGCACTCGGCTCGTACCGTCTGGGCGAGAAGTACGGCCATCCCGAACTTTCGATGAGCGTCAAGAAGCAGGAGATGCCTGCCTATGACCCGCGGGCGATCCAGGGGATCGGTCTGGAGTACGCCACTTCCAACCGCGGCGGGTGCCATGTCAGGGGCTACACCATCTCGCCCGAGGTGCTGGGCCTCCCGATGAAACTGGACCCGGCGGTCACCGAGGGCAAGGCCGAGATCCTCAAAATCTTCCAGGATCTTACTGCGGCGCTCTCCTCGTCGGGCACCTGTCTCTTCTCTTCGTTTGCGATCGGCGCCGACGAGATCGCCGCTGAACTGAAGACGGTCACCGGGGTCGACTACACGCCCGAGCGGATCATGGCGATCGGGGAGAGGATCTGGAATATGGAGCGGATGTTCAACATCAAGAACGGTTACACGGCCGAGGACGACACGCTCCCGCCCAGACTGCTCAAAGAACCGATCCCGCGAGGGCCGGCGAAGGGCCAGGTCAGCAGGCTTCCAGAGATGTTGCCTCAGTACTATAAGGTCCGCGGCTGGGACGAGAAGGGGGTTCCGACGCAGGAGAAGCTGGAAGAACTCGGGTTGGCGAAATTGATCTGA
- a CDS encoding tRNA(Ile)(2)-agmatinylcytidine synthase, producing MLIGIDDTDSPAGMCTTYLGAVLVRKLRGAGIGVAETRLVRLNPNAPHKTRGNAAVCIRAEGDPETAFSIAGALVDELADLSCENTNPGLVIAEEAPPPDFYWQAVQDFCTVGEAREILDEVGALSRGWKNCRGLIGATAAISSELPDRTYELLAYRSADRFGTPRKVERDSIFAAEAATWPHTWDSVDSENRVVVCVPHTPDPVLFGIRGESPAWVEAAAGHIVAEEEALAQVWVTNQGTDAHLVSGTIGTLLDGRSYCVEATVAERATTGEGRHVEIKVRDGDERLRCMAYEPTKGFRDVVRALVPDDQVVVCGSYKNGSLNLEKVRLIDAAADVRYRPPICQTCGKRMTSAGREKGYKCRRCGAREAEPECVVSPRSISTGWYEVPPTARRHLSKPLVRGEPGLRRNEFN from the coding sequence ATGCTCATCGGTATCGACGACACCGACTCGCCGGCAGGGATGTGCACGACCTATCTGGGGGCCGTGCTGGTCAGGAAGTTGAGGGGCGCAGGGATCGGGGTCGCAGAGACCAGACTGGTCAGGCTCAATCCGAACGCTCCCCACAAGACGAGAGGAAACGCCGCGGTCTGTATCAGGGCGGAGGGGGATCCCGAGACGGCGTTCTCGATCGCCGGAGCATTGGTGGACGAACTCGCCGATCTCTCCTGCGAGAACACCAACCCCGGTCTGGTGATCGCCGAGGAGGCGCCGCCGCCGGATTTCTACTGGCAGGCGGTGCAGGACTTCTGCACGGTCGGGGAGGCGCGGGAGATTCTCGACGAGGTCGGGGCGCTCTCACGCGGGTGGAAGAACTGCCGGGGCCTGATCGGGGCGACGGCCGCCATCTCAAGCGAACTGCCCGACCGGACGTACGAACTCCTGGCCTACCGCTCCGCCGACCGCTTTGGCACGCCCAGAAAGGTGGAGCGAGATTCGATCTTCGCGGCCGAGGCGGCGACCTGGCCGCACACCTGGGACTCGGTCGACTCCGAGAACCGGGTCGTCGTCTGCGTCCCCCATACGCCCGACCCGGTCCTCTTCGGGATCAGGGGCGAGAGTCCGGCATGGGTGGAGGCGGCGGCAGGGCATATCGTCGCAGAGGAGGAGGCCCTCGCGCAGGTATGGGTCACGAACCAGGGGACCGACGCCCACCTCGTTTCCGGCACGATCGGCACCCTCCTCGACGGCCGGTCGTACTGCGTGGAGGCCACGGTCGCGGAGCGGGCGACGACCGGCGAGGGTAGGCACGTCGAGATCAAAGTCCGCGACGGCGACGAGCGTCTCAGGTGCATGGCCTACGAACCGACGAAAGGTTTTCGCGACGTCGTGCGGGCGCTGGTCCCCGACGACCAGGTCGTCGTCTGCGGGAGTTACAAAAACGGGAGTCTCAACCTGGAGAAGGTCAGGCTCATAGATGCGGCGGCAGACGTCCGCTATCGCCCGCCCATCTGCCAGACCTGCGGGAAGCGGATGACCTCGGCGGGACGGGAGAAGGGCTACAAATGCCGCCGTTGTGGGGCGAGGGAGGCCGAGCCCGAATGCGTCGTCTCTCCGAGATCGATCAGCACCGGGTGGTATGAGGTGCCGCCGACGGCACGCCGGCATCTCTCGAAACCGCTGGTGCGGGGGGAACCGGGGTTGCGGCGAAACGAGTTCAACTGA
- a CDS encoding transcriptional regulator: MSQGRLLDMVVSVMLTAGFEVSERCSLRPRSFDLIAGREDVLMVVKVVSHIDSVTEEISRDLDAIARHLNASPMIVGERARDTDLERGTVYVRYGIYAISPATLYDYLVDGVPPLIYAQPGGLYVNVNGDMLKGLREEHQFSLGDLARYLGVSRRTISKYEDGMNTTLEVAVQLEELFDEAVIEAIDLLSYIPTDQTEEPRPGGVPDDFERMGIEVHQMRRAPFQALALVETETIFTCYGTAQKTVKRAALIGNISQIAGAYAMCVISDYKKKKRIGRTLVVGEEHLHTLEDGSDLIDLISL, from the coding sequence ATGTCACAGGGACGTCTCCTTGATATGGTCGTCAGCGTGATGCTTACGGCGGGCTTTGAGGTTTCCGAACGCTGTAGCCTCAGGCCCCGGTCGTTTGATCTGATCGCGGGCAGAGAAGACGTTCTCATGGTCGTGAAAGTCGTCTCGCACATCGACTCGGTCACCGAAGAGATCTCGCGGGACCTTGACGCCATCGCCCGCCACCTCAATGCCTCCCCGATGATCGTGGGCGAACGGGCCAGGGACACCGACCTCGAACGCGGGACCGTCTATGTGCGCTACGGGATCTACGCGATCAGCCCGGCCACGCTGTACGACTATCTTGTCGACGGTGTTCCCCCCCTCATCTATGCCCAGCCAGGTGGGCTGTACGTGAACGTCAACGGGGATATGCTCAAGGGGCTGCGTGAAGAGCACCAGTTTTCTCTCGGCGACCTTGCCCGGTACCTCGGGGTCTCCCGCCGGACCATCTCCAAGTATGAGGACGGGATGAACACCACCCTTGAGGTGGCGGTCCAGCTCGAGGAACTCTTCGACGAAGCGGTGATCGAGGCGATCGATCTCCTCTCGTATATTCCGACAGACCAGACCGAGGAGCCGCGGCCCGGCGGTGTCCCCGACGACTTCGAGCGGATGGGGATCGAGGTCCACCAGATGCGTCGGGCGCCCTTTCAGGCCCTGGCCCTGGTGGAGACCGAGACGATCTTCACCTGCTACGGGACCGCACAAAAGACCGTCAAGCGCGCCGCCCTTATCGGGAATATCTCGCAGATCGCAGGAGCTTATGCGATGTGCGTCATCTCCGACTACAAGAAGAAAAAAAGGATCGGAAGGACGCTTGTTGTCGGAGAGGAGCACCTGCATACCCTGGAGGATGGTTCCGACCTCATTGACCTGATCTCTCTCTGA
- the thsA gene encoding thermosome subunit alpha has product MSQQMGGQPILILKEGSSRTRGRDAQSINISAAKAVASAVRTTLGPRGMDKMLVDTIGDVVITNDGVTILKEMDIEHPAAKMMVEVAKTQDDEVGDGTTTAVVVAGELLKRAEDLLEQDVHPTVIAQGYRKAAEKAIELLNEIAIDVEPGDEEILMKIAGTAMTGKGAEAAKDKLCDLVVRAVTMVADEDGTVDTDYVKVEKKVGGSIEDSEIVEGMLIDKERVHPAMPKKVEEANILLLNAAVEFKKTEVDAEINITSPDQLQMFLDEEERMIRNIVDKIVASGANVLFCQKGIDDIAQHYLAKSGVFAVRRVKKSDMEKLARATGASLVSSIDAISPEELGYAGLVEEQKVSGEDMIFVKKCKNPKAVSMIIKGGTEHVVDELDRAIEDALRVVEVAIRDKKFVVGGGSPEIELSLRLREYAATVGGRAQLAIEAFATALEIIPRTLAENAGLDPIDTLVDLRAAHEKGQKTAGLDVYTGKAGDMLALGVVEPLRVKTQAISSAAEAAVMILRIDDVIASAKSAGPSPEEMAAMGGGMGGMGGMGGMPPM; this is encoded by the coding sequence ATGTCGCAACAAATGGGAGGACAACCGATCCTGATTCTGAAGGAAGGCAGCTCCCGCACTCGCGGGAGGGACGCGCAGAGCATCAACATCTCCGCCGCTAAGGCCGTAGCCAGCGCCGTTCGGACGACCCTTGGTCCCCGGGGCATGGATAAGATGCTCGTGGACACCATCGGGGATGTCGTCATCACCAACGACGGCGTGACCATCCTCAAAGAGATGGACATCGAACACCCGGCCGCCAAGATGATGGTCGAGGTTGCAAAGACGCAGGACGACGAGGTCGGCGACGGCACCACCACCGCGGTCGTCGTGGCCGGCGAACTCCTCAAGCGTGCGGAGGATCTCCTCGAACAGGACGTCCACCCCACCGTCATCGCTCAGGGCTACCGCAAGGCGGCCGAAAAGGCCATCGAACTCCTCAATGAGATCGCCATCGACGTCGAACCCGGCGACGAGGAGATCCTCATGAAGATCGCGGGCACCGCCATGACCGGCAAGGGTGCCGAGGCTGCCAAGGACAAACTCTGTGACCTCGTTGTCAGGGCTGTCACCATGGTCGCCGACGAGGACGGCACCGTCGACACCGACTACGTCAAGGTCGAGAAGAAGGTCGGCGGTTCCATCGAGGACTCCGAGATCGTCGAAGGCATGCTCATCGACAAGGAGCGTGTCCACCCCGCGATGCCCAAGAAGGTCGAAGAGGCCAATATCCTCCTGCTCAACGCCGCGGTCGAGTTCAAGAAGACCGAGGTCGACGCCGAGATCAACATCACGAGCCCTGACCAGCTCCAGATGTTCCTCGACGAGGAAGAGCGGATGATCAGAAACATCGTCGACAAGATCGTCGCCTCCGGTGCGAACGTCCTCTTCTGCCAGAAGGGTATCGACGACATCGCCCAGCACTACCTCGCAAAGTCCGGCGTCTTCGCAGTCCGCCGTGTCAAGAAGTCCGACATGGAGAAACTCGCCCGTGCAACCGGTGCGTCTCTGGTATCCTCCATCGATGCTATCTCTCCCGAGGAACTCGGCTACGCCGGGCTCGTCGAGGAGCAGAAGGTCTCCGGCGAGGACATGATCTTCGTCAAGAAGTGCAAGAACCCGAAGGCCGTCTCCATGATCATCAAGGGCGGCACCGAGCACGTCGTCGACGAACTCGACCGTGCGATCGAGGACGCCCTCAGGGTCGTCGAGGTTGCCATCCGCGACAAGAAGTTTGTCGTCGGCGGCGGTTCGCCTGAGATCGAGCTCTCCCTCCGTCTCCGCGAGTACGCAGCGACCGTCGGCGGCCGGGCCCAGCTCGCCATCGAGGCCTTTGCAACCGCTCTCGAGATCATCCCGAGGACACTTGCCGAGAACGCCGGACTCGACCCCATCGACACCCTGGTCGACCTCCGTGCAGCCCACGAAAAGGGTCAGAAGACCGCCGGGCTCGATGTCTACACCGGCAAGGCTGGCGACATGCTCGCTCTGGGCGTTGTCGAGCCCCTGCGTGTCAAGACCCAGGCGATCTCCTCGGCCGCCGAGGCCGCTGTGATGATCCTCAGGATCGACGACGTCATCGCGTCCGCCAAGTCTGCCGGCCCCTCGCCCGAGGAGATGGCAGCCATGGGCGGCGGCATGGGTGGCATGGGCGGCATGGGCGGCATGCCCCCGATGTGA
- a CDS encoding chemotaxis protein CheW encodes MAQIDVVEFEVAEERYALDISLAREIVEMVPITPVPRSPPHIAGIINLRGEITTVMALSTILGIPRSREQERQKIIILVSEAAGGANVGVIVDDVLSVMQISEEEVETVDESLSRDAHVKGIIKVTEKSQERDESAGKKNLIIWVDMEKILEEITGIST; translated from the coding sequence GTGGCACAGATAGACGTTGTCGAGTTCGAGGTGGCGGAGGAACGGTACGCCCTTGACATCTCGCTCGCCCGCGAGATCGTCGAGATGGTCCCGATCACTCCGGTGCCGAGGTCACCCCCCCATATCGCCGGGATCATCAACCTGCGTGGTGAGATCACGACCGTTATGGCCCTCAGCACCATCCTTGGAATCCCTCGATCCAGGGAACAGGAACGGCAGAAGATCATCATCCTCGTCTCCGAGGCGGCCGGAGGAGCCAATGTCGGCGTGATCGTCGACGATGTCCTCTCAGTGATGCAGATCTCGGAGGAAGAAGTCGAAACGGTAGACGAGTCGCTCTCCAGGGACGCTCACGTGAAGGGAATCATCAAGGTCACCGAGAAATCTCAGGAGAGAGACGAGAGCGCAGGCAAGAAGAACCTTATCATCTGGGTTGATATGGAAAAGATCCTGGAAGAGATAACCGGCATTTCCACCTAA